The DNA region AGCTTCTGCCCACCAACCGTCAAGTTCAGAAAGATTCAGTCCGCCATTGACAAGGACCTTCATTCCACTCGTCCCGCAAGCCTCCCAGGGGCGCTCCGGTGTGTTGATCCACAGATCGATACCTTGTACGATTTCCTGTGCGAGCAGCATGTCATAATCGCTTAGGAATAGGACATGAGCGCCTACCTCTGAGTGTTTGATGAAGTTGTTCCACTGCTCGATCAGTGCCTGTCCCGGAAAATCCTGAGGATGGGCCTTACCAGCCAAAATTAGCTGCAGCGGACGCCCCGGATTAGAAAGAAGGCGGATCAGTCTCTCAGGATTGTGTAGCAGAAGATTGGGTCGTTTATAGGTGGCGAAACGCCGCGCAAAACCAATTGTCATCACATTGTCGTCGAAGATTTTGGTGGCGACAAGTTGTCTTTTACCCTCCGATGCAAGTTGCCGCTCGTACCGCACGCTTATCCGATCGATCAATGCTTTTCGGCTTGCAGTACGCAGTTGCCACAGTTGAGCATCGGTCAACTGGCGAATGTCATCTTCTACAGGGCGATCTCCACGCCAGCGCTTCTTGCCGCAAGCTGTGGTCCAGAGTGTGTCTGCCGCAGCTGAATCCCATGTCGGTACATGAATGCCATTGGTCACGGAGCCTATGGGAACTTCTTCTTGCGGCCATCGCGGGAAAAGCGATTGGAAGATTTGCCGGCTAACCTGGCCATGCAGCTTGCTCACGCCATTTATCTGGCCGCTGCCACGGAGTGCGAGATAGGCCATGTTGAAACATTCCGAAATGTCGGTTGCGTTCTGCCTGCCCAGTGCAAGCAGATCCTCAAGCGGAAGAGCGAGCTCTTCCTTCGCGTAACGGCTAAGATACTTGCGCACAAGTTCAGGGTTGAAACGATCAAACCCCGCGTCCACTGCAGTGTGCGTCGTAAATATATTTCCGACCCGTGTGACCATCAAGGCCAGATGGAAGGAGGTTGCGTGATCTTCCATATAGCATCGTGTTCTTTCAAGAATGGCAAAGGCGGCATGACCTTCGTTCAGATGGCATACTTCAGGCTGTATCCCTAAGGCTCGCAGCAAACGCCAGCCCCCAATGCCAAGAACGATCTCCTGTTTTAAACGCATCTCTGCATCGCCTCCATAGAGCTCACTTGTAATACCTCTATAAGCAGCGGTATTGGCGAAATCGTTCGAATCGAGCAAATATAGCTTAGTCCTTCCGATCGAGGCCTCCCAGCAACGTATCCAGATTTTGGATCCGGGAAGTTGAATCTGCAGCCGTAACCATTCACCATCCGGTTGCCGTAGCGGGCGTATGGGTAATTGGCCTGGATCATTAACCGGATAGAGTACTTGCTGACGGCCTTCCGCATCGAAATTTTGACGGAAGTATCCTTGGCCGTAGAGTAGTCCGATTCCGATTACTGGAACGCCTAGGTCGCTGGCAGCTTTCATCTGATCTCCTGCGACGTTGCCGAGTCCTCCTGAGTAGATTGGCAGGGCTTCTGTCAACATGAACTCCATGCTGAAGTAGGCGACTGCCGTGAGAGAAAAACCAGGGTGCTTTTTCTGGAACCATGCATCGGATTTATAAGACTGATAATTTGTGCTGAGCAAGTCGTCGAGGTGTTGACGAAATTCTAACGTTGTCAACGCAGCCCGGATCTTCTCTCTAGATACCGTCTGTAGGACGACCCATGGATTTTGCGTAGCCTCCCACAATTCGGGATCCAGATATTTCCACAAGTTATCCGCCGCATGATTCCAGGACCAATGCAGGTTCAGCGCAAGCTCCGCCAATGCATCGAGTCCTTCTATCTTCGACCAACCGGTGACTGCCTTCGGATCGTTCATTGGGTACTCCGGATGTTGATCATGGTGTGGAACCAGATACATCTTGATCCGGACTCAGCAGACAGTTAGAACCGGGCAGTTCGCAGCTGCGAGCAGCGCAGGTGTAAGACCAGTCCGAACATATTCAACCCAGAAGGAAGGCTTCCTCGCCCCGAGCACAATGAGATCGGCATTGACCCGGCTTGCAAGTGCAAGGATTGCTTCCGATGATTTTCCGTGTTCCACAATACATTTCGGATTGCACCAGTCGTGAACGGATTCAGGGATCAGTGCCTCGAGGGAGGAGATAGATCTGGCTTCGCTGTCATCATGGTTCAACTTGTCCTCTTCAGTAAGGACATGGCATAGATACACCTTGGCACCACATGTTTGCCCCAGAGAGAGCGCAAGGCCGGCCGCTTTTGACGCTTGCGAAGAGAAGTCCGTCGCATACACAATGCGCTCAAAGCAAACCGGAAAGTTGGGTGGAGGTAGGACGTGCGGACCTACCGTTAGTATCGGGCAAGGTGCTGTGCGGATGACTGCTTCTGCTGTGGAGCCGAGAGCGAGCTTCTTAAATCCGTGTTTGGATGTTGTCCCAAGGACAATCAAGTCGGCATTGGAGTTGACGGCCTCTTCAACGATCAGAGATGCCGGCTGAAATCCTTCAATTACTTTTCTGGTGACTGTTATTCCGGCAATATGTTCGGCAAGCCGTCGCAAGTCATTTTCACTGGTGCGTCGAAGCGCCTCGAGAGTAGATTCATGGATAACTTCCATGGATGGCAGAGTGAGAGAGAGATCGACGATCGTCGCGAGTTCTAGCGTAGATGAATAATGCAAGGCCAGCCCGACGGCGTAAGCCTGCGCTATCTCGGACGCAGGAGAGAAATCCGTCGCCAACATAATCCGCTCAAACTTGACTGGTCGTTGCAGGTCAATTGCTGCCATAAGTCCTCCGTTGATCTCGACACATTTTGAAGTTAATCCTGGCCTAGCAAACGTGTTGTGATTCTGGTCACGAAATGTCAGGCTAATGAGAAGCCTGTTTTGGAGAGGGAAGCTTGGTAGTTTCCCATCCACCCCCCAGAGCCTCAATCAGTTGCACGGTTGCAAGCTTCTGTTGCGTTTGGAAACCCACGTAGGTCTGTTGGTAGACCAAAAGACTCACCTGGGCGGTCAAGACGTTCAGATATGGGTCGAGTCCAGCTGTATTGCGTGCCATAGCCTGAGACACATACCTTCTGGCTGATTGCACGGCCGCATCCTGCTCCTGCAGATCCTGCGACAGGATGCGAAGGGCTGCAAGATTGTCTTCCACTTGCTGAAAGGCTGTAAGGGCTGTCTGCCGATAATTTGCGACGGATTCGTCATACATGGCCCTATACTGAGCGGCAGTCGCCCTACGTAATCCACTATCAAGGAGGGTCTCCATGGCGGCTGGGCCGATCGACCAGAAGCGGCTTGGCCACGCGAACCAATCCGCGAAAGACAGGCTCTCAATCCCTCCTGTAGCACTCAGCAGGACGTTCGGAAAGTAAGCGGTCCTGGCCACGCCGATTTGTGCGTTCGCTGCTGCTATGGCCCGTTCTGTCGTGGCGATATCCGGTCTCCGCTCCAACAACTCGGCAGGAACTCCAATGGGTATCTGCGGAAGATGAACATCCTTCGTCGCTGCCGGAAGTGAAACGGCGGAGGGGGGCTTTCCCAGCAGAACGGCGATTGCATGCTCGTACTGAGCGCGAGCGATGTCGAGATTCGTGTCCTGCGCCTGAGCCGCTTTCAATTGTGATTCTGCGGCTGCCACTGCCTCCTCGGTGGCCAAGCCGCTCTTCATGAGACCTCGGGTCAGGCTCAGATACTTCTGCCAGGCCATGAGTGTCGAGTCTAGAATTTCCTTTTGTGCCTCGACACCGCGAAGCTGAAAGTAATCAGATGCCAGGTCGGCATGGGCGAGGAGGCGGACATTCTCCATGTCGGCGGCACTGCTCTGCGCGGTATATGCATTTACCTGGACATTCTTCCGGACGCGGCCCCAGAAGTCCGGCTCCCATGATGCAGTCACTGGAAAGCTGTACTCGGTGTAGGTTGTCCCTGAAGCCGCTACT from Edaphobacter paludis includes:
- a CDS encoding efflux transporter outer membrane subunit — encoded protein: MNAPRFHTVIAHVARASLVMLCLLASGCHLGPAYRLPAVPTTPSYEEKGPSLWKTAEPKDGAIRGRWWQMFQDPQLNALEERVDAGNQNIAAAIARYDAARAVVRQTRSQYFPTVTTTPALSNSRVAVVPYTVAASGTTYTEYSFPVTASWEPDFWGRVRKNVQVNAYTAQSSAADMENVRLLAHADLASDYFQLRGVEAQKEILDSTLMAWQKYLSLTRGLMKSGLATEEAVAAAESQLKAAQAQDTNLDIARAQYEHAIAVLLGKPPSAVSLPAATKDVHLPQIPIGVPAELLERRPDIATTERAIAAANAQIGVARTAYFPNVLLSATGGIESLSFADWFAWPSRFWSIGPAAMETLLDSGLRRATAAQYRAMYDESVANYRQTALTAFQQVEDNLAALRILSQDLQEQDAAVQSARRYVSQAMARNTAGLDPYLNVLTAQVSLLVYQQTYVGFQTQQKLATVQLIEALGGGWETTKLPSPKQASH
- a CDS encoding universal stress protein → MAAIDLQRPVKFERIMLATDFSPASEIAQAYAVGLALHYSSTLELATIVDLSLTLPSMEVIHESTLEALRRTSENDLRRLAEHIAGITVTRKVIEGFQPASLIVEEAVNSNADLIVLGTTSKHGFKKLALGSTAEAVIRTAPCPILTVGPHVLPPPNFPVCFERIVYATDFSSQASKAAGLALSLGQTCGAKVYLCHVLTEEDKLNHDDSEARSISSLEALIPESVHDWCNPKCIVEHGKSSEAILALASRVNADLIVLGARKPSFWVEYVRTGLTPALLAAANCPVLTVC
- the glgP gene encoding alpha-glucan family phosphorylase — protein: MNDPKAVTGWSKIEGLDALAELALNLHWSWNHAADNLWKYLDPELWEATQNPWVVLQTVSREKIRAALTTLEFRQHLDDLLSTNYQSYKSDAWFQKKHPGFSLTAVAYFSMEFMLTEALPIYSGGLGNVAGDQMKAASDLGVPVIGIGLLYGQGYFRQNFDAEGRQQVLYPVNDPGQLPIRPLRQPDGEWLRLQIQLPGSKIWIRCWEASIGRTKLYLLDSNDFANTAAYRGITSELYGGDAEMRLKQEIVLGIGGWRLLRALGIQPEVCHLNEGHAAFAILERTRCYMEDHATSFHLALMVTRVGNIFTTHTAVDAGFDRFNPELVRKYLSRYAKEELALPLEDLLALGRQNATDISECFNMAYLALRGSGQINGVSKLHGQVSRQIFQSLFPRWPQEEVPIGSVTNGIHVPTWDSAAADTLWTTACGKKRWRGDRPVEDDIRQLTDAQLWQLRTASRKALIDRISVRYERQLASEGKRQLVATKIFDDNVMTIGFARRFATYKRPNLLLHNPERLIRLLSNPGRPLQLILAGKAHPQDFPGQALIEQWNNFIKHSEVGAHVLFLSDYDMLLAQEIVQGIDLWINTPERPWEACGTSGMKVLVNGGLNLSELDGWWAEAYSPEVGWAIGDGREHGGDPALDAVEAETLYGLLEEVIVPEFYDRNDKGMPSQWLGRIRESMARLTPRFSAGRAVREYTDHYYLPAAIGFRERASDNSKLGIDLLRWQKKIAEKWSNMRFGTMDSETHDNQHFFRIQVFLGDLDPHELRVELYANAAQGSVPVREVMTACEGCSDPNSQIYLAKVSAARPASDFTPRVIPYHANAFVPLETERILWGR